A genomic segment from Pistricoccus aurantiacus encodes:
- the ligB gene encoding NAD-dependent DNA ligase LigB gives MRSSGKSLRLTWLLPGLFLLISPALFAACPDWTKPQANTAITQLADRLALWDDAYYRRGKRLVEDGVYDQSRRNLQTWQRCFGTETFSMATAEPGAEISHPVVQTGLHKIDDRRELDTWIARRSQANLFVQPKVDGVAVTLRYRHGRLIALISRGDGERGQDWTSKAVVIPAIPPLLSGNPPPEVILQGELYQRRDGHVQKAEGSDGARSRIAGLMARHELASKDAEEIGLFVWDWPTDSQTMQERLAQLERWGFATSQAYTHAVKNPEDVAEWRRRWYRQPLPFVTDGVVVRQGNRPEANTWQAEPPDWAIAWKHPTESAHALVRDIEFTVGRTGRITPLLHLYPVELDDKSVSRVSLGSLDHWRDLDIRPGDQIILRLAGLSIPQLDQVLVRNEPRTEVASPDPARYHALSCLSLDANLGCEAQFLARLTWLASDKGLDLPGIGEGTWKMLIEAGLVTRLLDWQALTKAQLIALPGVGDKRAAQWLAAFDQAKARSLYDWLIALGMPSIDASALRDEHGVIELTELQTRNRRDWHAYSGIGPITAKRLVAFFDDPEIKRLLAKLPPSHF, from the coding sequence ATGCGTTCTTCCGGGAAAAGCTTACGGCTAACATGGCTTCTTCCCGGCCTTTTTCTTCTTATCTCCCCTGCACTTTTCGCCGCCTGCCCGGACTGGACCAAGCCCCAGGCCAACACCGCCATCACCCAACTCGCAGACCGGCTCGCCCTCTGGGATGACGCCTATTACCGGCGCGGCAAGCGTCTGGTGGAAGACGGGGTCTACGATCAGTCCAGGCGCAACCTGCAAACGTGGCAGCGCTGCTTCGGCACGGAAACTTTCTCGATGGCAACCGCCGAGCCTGGCGCCGAGATTTCCCATCCCGTCGTTCAGACCGGGCTGCACAAGATCGACGATCGGCGGGAACTCGATACCTGGATAGCTCGGCGTTCTCAAGCCAATCTCTTCGTGCAGCCCAAGGTGGATGGGGTCGCGGTCACCCTGCGCTATCGTCACGGCAGGCTGATCGCGCTGATCAGCCGCGGCGACGGCGAACGTGGTCAGGACTGGACCAGCAAGGCCGTCGTTATTCCTGCCATACCTCCCCTGCTTTCCGGTAATCCACCGCCGGAGGTTATCCTGCAAGGTGAGCTGTACCAGCGACGTGATGGCCATGTGCAGAAGGCCGAAGGCAGCGACGGTGCCCGCAGCCGTATTGCCGGCCTGATGGCCCGTCATGAATTGGCCTCAAAAGACGCCGAGGAGATCGGTCTGTTCGTCTGGGACTGGCCGACGGATTCTCAAACCATGCAGGAACGACTCGCCCAGCTCGAACGCTGGGGTTTCGCCACGAGTCAGGCCTATACCCATGCGGTGAAAAACCCCGAGGACGTTGCCGAGTGGCGCCGCCGCTGGTACCGCCAGCCGCTGCCCTTCGTCACCGACGGCGTGGTGGTTCGTCAAGGAAATCGCCCCGAGGCGAACACCTGGCAAGCCGAGCCGCCGGACTGGGCAATTGCCTGGAAGCATCCCACCGAGAGCGCCCATGCGCTGGTACGGGATATCGAATTCACCGTCGGGCGCACCGGTAGAATCACTCCACTACTTCACCTCTATCCGGTGGAGCTTGACGACAAAAGCGTCAGCCGAGTCAGCCTGGGCTCCCTGGATCACTGGCGAGACCTCGATATTCGCCCCGGCGATCAGATTATCCTGCGTCTGGCAGGCCTGAGCATTCCGCAGCTCGATCAAGTATTGGTGCGCAACGAGCCGCGCACGGAAGTGGCATCACCGGATCCGGCCCGCTATCATGCCCTGAGCTGCCTGAGCCTGGACGCAAACCTGGGCTGCGAGGCACAGTTTCTCGCGCGGCTGACCTGGCTGGCCAGCGACAAGGGGCTCGACCTGCCGGGTATCGGCGAAGGCACCTGGAAAATGCTGATCGAAGCGGGATTGGTGACTCGCCTACTGGACTGGCAGGCGCTGACGAAAGCGCAGCTTATCGCCCTGCCCGGGGTGGGAGACAAGCGCGCCGCGCAATGGCTGGCGGCCTTCGATCAGGCCAAGGCCCGTTCTTTATATGATTGGCTGATCGCCCTGGGAATGCCGAGTATCGACGCCAGTGCCTTGCGAGATGAGCATGGCGTTATCGAACTCACTGAGCTGCAAACGAGAAACCGCCGGGACTGGCACGCTTATTCCGGTATCGGCCCGATCACCGCCAAGCGGCTGGTGGCGTTCTTCGATGACCCGGAGATCAAGCGGTTGTTGGCGAAGCTGCCACCGAGCCATTTCTAG
- a CDS encoding flagella synthesis protein FlgN, whose product MSLQQQLERQQAALDALVELLHRERQALTQGRVDGELLQCLADAKQIHFVELEALEAKRRQEQQALGYGVDHSGAQQAAWDMGLLDQWRALQESAELVRGLNERNGGLILDRMTHNQRMLNALHELRGDSLYNPAGQARKASGHLAYRA is encoded by the coding sequence ATGAGTTTGCAACAGCAGCTGGAACGACAGCAGGCCGCCCTCGACGCCCTTGTCGAGCTTCTCCATCGAGAGCGTCAGGCGCTGACTCAAGGCCGGGTAGACGGCGAACTGCTGCAGTGTCTGGCGGATGCCAAGCAGATCCATTTCGTTGAACTGGAAGCGCTGGAAGCGAAGCGTCGCCAGGAACAGCAGGCGCTGGGCTATGGCGTGGATCACTCCGGCGCGCAGCAGGCAGCCTGGGACATGGGCTTGCTCGATCAGTGGCGAGCGCTGCAGGAAAGTGCCGAACTCGTTCGTGGCCTCAACGAACGCAACGGCGGCCTGATCCTTGATCGCATGACCCACAATCAGCGCATGCTCAACGCTCTGCACGAACTGCGAGGAGACTCGCTTTACAACCCCGCGGGCCAGGCCAGAAAAGCCAGCGGTCATCTCGCCTATCGCGCTTGA
- the flgM gene encoding flagellar biosynthesis anti-sigma factor FlgM encodes MKITSNPTLPRSPQTEQVKPTNTTNSGGAVNDSGAASAPRNQASVTRLSQASTNASQDIDTARVAGVRQAISEGRLEIRADKIADGLIDSVRDMLGETDS; translated from the coding sequence GTGAAAATAACCAGCAATCCTACCCTTCCGCGCTCTCCTCAGACGGAACAGGTCAAACCGACCAACACCACCAATTCGGGCGGCGCTGTCAATGATTCCGGCGCCGCGAGCGCCCCGCGGAATCAAGCGTCCGTCACCCGCTTGAGTCAGGCGTCAACCAACGCCAGCCAGGATATCGATACCGCCCGAGTGGCGGGAGTTCGCCAGGCGATCAGCGAGGGCCGCCTCGAGATTCGCGCGGACAAGATCGCCGATGGCCTGATCGATAGCGTGCGCGACATGTTGGGCGAGACGGATTCATGA
- the flgA gene encoding flagellar basal body P-ring formation chaperone FlgA, giving the protein MSMPRRIKAALDRTAPDRFFLALAIMFVTFSAQAAQPAVIEAVQGFLYEQSQGLGDEINIEVIPPRATLPACESPSAFFPNASSRRWGRVSVGVRCGADGRQVRYLQANIQVFGSYPVTATDIDAGQRITEAMLGSRQGDLSQLPPYTVMDARKLIGLQATRSLRAGTTLNEHQVREIPSVLRGQRVSVEARGRGFRVSREGEALEDGGHGETIRVRLSRREILDAIVVGPQRVAVGF; this is encoded by the coding sequence ATGTCGATGCCCCGCCGAATAAAAGCTGCGCTAGATCGCACCGCGCCCGATCGGTTTTTTCTGGCGCTGGCGATCATGTTCGTCACGTTTTCCGCTCAGGCGGCCCAGCCGGCGGTGATCGAGGCGGTACAAGGATTTCTTTACGAGCAAAGCCAGGGGCTGGGAGACGAAATCAATATCGAAGTGATTCCGCCCCGGGCGACGCTGCCCGCCTGCGAGAGCCCGTCGGCGTTTTTTCCCAATGCTTCATCACGACGCTGGGGGCGGGTTTCCGTGGGGGTGCGCTGCGGCGCCGACGGTCGCCAGGTGCGCTATCTTCAGGCGAATATCCAGGTCTTCGGCAGCTACCCGGTCACCGCCACGGATATCGATGCCGGTCAGCGCATCACCGAAGCCATGCTGGGAAGCCGCCAGGGCGATCTGAGCCAGTTGCCGCCCTATACGGTCATGGATGCTCGAAAGCTGATTGGTCTGCAGGCCACCCGTTCTCTGCGCGCTGGCACGACCCTGAACGAGCATCAGGTGCGGGAAATTCCTTCGGTGCTGCGTGGCCAGCGGGTCAGCGTGGAAGCCAGGGGGCGCGGGTTTCGGGTTTCCCGGGAAGGCGAAGCGCTGGAAGATGGGGGTCACGGCGAGACGATTCGGGTACGGCTTTCCCGACGAGAAATCCTCGACGCCATAGTGGTCGGGCCGCAGCGGGTCGCCGTTGGTTTTTAA
- the flgB gene encoding flagellar basal body rod protein FlgB, translating to MIDKLGASMTFQQEVLNLRQQRQQVLANNIANADTPGYKARDFDFSRELERVMARGRAGADGLAMTTTSKGHIAGKASAGGSSVHDLLYRVPMQPSLDGNTVDMDLERSQFAENALRQQASLSFVNSRIQGLKAAMRPE from the coding sequence ATGATCGACAAGCTAGGCGCATCAATGACTTTTCAGCAGGAAGTGCTCAACCTGCGCCAACAGCGCCAGCAGGTGCTGGCGAACAATATCGCCAATGCGGATACACCAGGTTACAAGGCGCGGGACTTCGATTTCTCTCGGGAGCTGGAGCGGGTCATGGCTCGCGGTCGCGCCGGGGCGGACGGTCTGGCCATGACCACGACGTCGAAAGGTCACATTGCCGGCAAGGCCTCCGCCGGCGGCTCGAGCGTTCACGATCTTCTCTACCGGGTACCGATGCAGCCAAGCCTGGACGGTAACACCGTGGACATGGATCTGGAGCGCAGCCAGTTCGCGGAGAACGCGCTGCGCCAGCAGGCCTCTCTGAGCTTCGTCAACAGTCGTATTCAAGGGCTTAAAGCCGCCATGCGACCGGAATAA
- the flgC gene encoding flagellar basal body rod protein FlgC, whose amino-acid sequence MSMFSVFDIAGSAMSAQAQRMNVTASNLANADSVAGPDGEAYRARQVWFEAQTQNGGGAGGVRVKEVIEDPSPLRMEYRPAHPLADEQGYISMPNVDPVGEMVNMISASRSYQANVEVMNTSKQLMLKTLTLGEN is encoded by the coding sequence ATGTCGATGTTTTCCGTTTTCGATATCGCCGGCTCCGCCATGAGCGCCCAGGCGCAGCGCATGAACGTCACCGCCAGCAACCTGGCCAACGCGGATAGCGTGGCCGGCCCGGACGGCGAGGCCTATCGCGCCCGCCAGGTATGGTTCGAGGCCCAGACCCAGAACGGTGGCGGGGCCGGCGGCGTGCGGGTGAAAGAGGTGATCGAGGATCCCTCGCCGCTGCGCATGGAATATCGCCCGGCGCATCCCCTGGCGGACGAGCAGGGCTATATCAGCATGCCCAACGTCGATCCGGTGGGGGAAATGGTCAACATGATCTCCGCCTCACGTTCCTATCAAGCCAACGTCGAGGTCATGAACACCAGCAAGCAGCTGATGCTCAAGACCCTGACCCTGGGAGAAAACTAA
- a CDS encoding flagellar hook assembly protein FlgD, whose protein sequence is MASAIDSSVLSGINAGLPSQQASRANQGVGDLGDSFMTLLVTQLQNQDPLNPMQNAEMTSQLAQINTVSGIEDLNATLEGINSQIDAGQALQAASLVGQGVLVPGDRLLASVTEGGDAVTTPFGVELDQPADSLRVTISDGAGQVVSQYQTDPVKAGVSSFQWDGQLASGKTAGQGAYRVKIEALVDDKIVPSQTLNYAQVGGVIPQEQGGALLDLGAVYGQVGLSAIKQIL, encoded by the coding sequence ATGGCAAGCGCGATCGATTCTTCCGTCCTCAGCGGCATCAACGCCGGGCTACCCAGCCAGCAGGCGTCTCGCGCCAATCAGGGCGTTGGTGATCTGGGGGACAGCTTCATGACGCTGCTGGTCACCCAGCTGCAGAACCAGGACCCGCTCAACCCGATGCAGAACGCGGAGATGACCTCCCAGCTGGCGCAGATCAACACCGTCAGCGGTATCGAGGATTTGAACGCCACTCTGGAAGGCATCAATTCCCAGATCGACGCGGGCCAGGCGCTGCAGGCCGCAAGCCTGGTCGGTCAGGGGGTGCTGGTGCCGGGAGATCGGCTGTTGGCCAGCGTGACGGAAGGCGGTGATGCGGTTACCACGCCCTTCGGCGTCGAGCTGGATCAGCCCGCGGACAGTCTGCGGGTGACCATCAGCGACGGCGCCGGTCAGGTGGTCAGCCAATATCAGACGGATCCGGTGAAGGCCGGGGTCTCGTCCTTCCAGTGGGACGGTCAACTGGCCAGTGGTAAGACCGCCGGCCAAGGCGCTTATCGCGTCAAGATCGAGGCCCTGGTCGATGACAAGATCGTGCCCAGCCAAACCCTCAACTATGCCCAGGTAGGGGGAGTGATTCCACAGGAGCAGGGCGGTGCGCTACTGGATCTTGGCGCGGTCTACGGTCAGGTCGGCCTGAGCGCCATCAAGCAGATTCTGTAA
- the flgE gene encoding flagellar hook protein FlgE: MSFSQALSGLNAARNQLGVLGNNIANSQTTGFKSSGVQFADVYANSKVGLGVQVSSILQDFSGGNLESTGRDMDLAISGNGFFRFQQAGEVVYSRNGQLTMTPGGELVNAQGAKIMGYGLQDSNDAFSSIAGGGQPVPITVPADDMAASATTQVNSVYNLDASIDQTDPNLLKKTTLGTGLGAPNETLDINYHYSNSFIAYDSLGNAHNVNAYYEKVQDNEWKVRTSIDGEVNVNAGAPTKDLNVFTLNFDKNGQLVRTNGDITGVNGSDRKTLDLPIDSGAESMEVDFVLAGTTQFANESSVKSLTQNGYTAGALVGVTIEDDGSVMRHFSNEQSRAAGQIVLANFRNAEGLKPEGDNVWSATAASGQELVGVAGTGLLGTIEGQALETSNVDMADELVSMIVAQRAYQANSQTIKTQDEILQTAINLR; this comes from the coding sequence ATGAGTTTTTCACAGGCATTGAGCGGTCTTAACGCCGCCCGTAATCAGCTGGGCGTGTTGGGCAACAACATCGCCAATTCCCAGACCACCGGCTTCAAGTCCTCCGGCGTCCAGTTCGCGGACGTCTACGCCAATTCCAAGGTGGGCCTGGGGGTGCAGGTGTCCAGCATTCTGCAGGACTTCAGCGGTGGCAACCTGGAATCCACCGGGCGCGACATGGATCTCGCCATCAGCGGCAACGGTTTCTTCCGCTTCCAGCAGGCCGGCGAGGTGGTGTATTCCCGCAACGGCCAGCTGACCATGACGCCCGGGGGCGAGCTGGTCAACGCTCAGGGGGCGAAGATCATGGGCTACGGGTTGCAGGACTCCAACGACGCCTTCTCCAGCATCGCCGGCGGTGGCCAGCCGGTACCGATCACAGTGCCCGCGGACGACATGGCGGCTTCCGCCACCACCCAGGTGAATTCTGTCTATAACCTGGATGCGAGCATTGACCAAACGGACCCTAATTTGTTGAAAAAAACGACGTTGGGTACAGGTTTGGGCGCGCCCAACGAGACCCTAGACATCAATTATCATTACTCCAATAGCTTTATCGCCTACGACTCCTTGGGTAACGCTCATAACGTCAACGCCTATTACGAGAAAGTCCAAGACAACGAATGGAAGGTACGAACGTCCATCGATGGCGAGGTTAATGTCAATGCTGGTGCGCCGACGAAAGATTTGAATGTCTTCACGCTGAACTTCGACAAGAACGGCCAGCTGGTACGCACCAATGGCGATATAACCGGCGTGAACGGCAGCGATCGTAAAACCCTCGATCTACCTATCGACTCCGGCGCCGAGTCGATGGAAGTGGACTTCGTGCTCGCCGGCACGACCCAGTTCGCCAATGAGTCCTCCGTCAAATCCCTGACCCAGAACGGCTATACCGCCGGTGCCCTGGTAGGGGTGACCATCGAAGACGACGGCTCGGTGATGCGGCATTTCTCCAACGAGCAGTCCCGGGCGGCGGGGCAGATCGTGCTGGCCAACTTCCGCAACGCGGAAGGCCTGAAGCCGGAGGGGGACAACGTCTGGTCCGCCACCGCTGCCTCCGGCCAGGAGCTGGTAGGGGTCGCCGGCACCGGGCTGCTGGGCACCATCGAAGGCCAGGCACTGGAAACCTCAAACGTGGACATGGCGGATGAGCTGGTCAGCATGATCGTCGCCCAGCGCGCTTATCAGGCCAACTCCCAGACCATCAAGACCCAGGACGAGATATTACAAACCGCCATCAATCTCCGCTAA
- a CDS encoding flagellar basal body rod protein FlgF yields the protein MDHILYTAMSGARQSLDRQGVVSNNLANASTSGFRAQLHASRAVPVQGAGELPTRISAAETTPGADFTPGPVNATGRDLDVAMGKDAWLAVQAPDGDEAYTRRGDLQVDGDGLVNVAGHPVMGDGGPLIVPLGARLFVGADGTVSAISPGQDAENLVAMGRLKLVNGAEAKLTRGEDGLFRAEGGNLQQDEAMTVTSGALEGSNVSAVETMVAMIDSARRYEMQMKVISSADENAQRANQLLSLQG from the coding sequence ATGGATCACATTCTCTACACCGCCATGAGCGGCGCGCGGCAAAGCCTGGATCGACAGGGGGTGGTGAGCAATAACCTGGCCAACGCTTCCACCAGCGGGTTTCGCGCGCAGTTGCATGCGTCCCGGGCGGTGCCGGTGCAGGGCGCCGGGGAATTGCCCACCCGCATCTCCGCCGCCGAGACAACCCCGGGGGCGGATTTCACCCCCGGCCCGGTCAACGCCACCGGGCGGGACCTGGACGTGGCCATGGGCAAGGACGCCTGGCTGGCGGTGCAGGCGCCGGATGGAGATGAAGCCTATACCCGGCGCGGCGATCTGCAGGTCGATGGTGATGGCCTGGTCAACGTGGCCGGCCATCCGGTGATGGGGGACGGCGGGCCGCTGATCGTGCCCTTGGGCGCCAGGCTTTTCGTGGGCGCGGACGGCACCGTCAGCGCGATCAGCCCGGGGCAGGATGCGGAGAATCTGGTCGCGATGGGGCGGCTCAAGCTGGTCAACGGCGCCGAAGCGAAGCTGACTCGGGGCGAGGACGGTCTGTTTCGCGCCGAGGGCGGCAACCTCCAGCAGGATGAAGCGATGACCGTCACCAGCGGCGCCCTGGAAGGCAGCAACGTCAGCGCCGTCGAGACCATGGTGGCGATGATCGATTCCGCCCGGCGCTACGAGATGCAGATGAAGGTGATTTCCAGCGCGGACGAGAACGCCCAGCGCGCCAATCAGCTTCTCTCACTGCAAGGTTAA
- the flgG gene encoding flagellar basal-body rod protein FlgG, which translates to MIRSLWTAKTGLEAQQVKMDVISNNLANVNTTGFKKTRAVFEDLLYQNLRQPGAQNDVQNNLPSGMQVGSGVRPVATERLHSQGGLENTENSRDLAINGEGFFQVQMPDGTTAFTRDGSFQLDQDGQMVTSSGYPVQPAIIIPQNALSVSIGKDGVVSVTQPGIRESNQVGQLTLSSFVNPAGLESVGENLYMETTASGPRNEGMPGINGLGRLYQGYVETSNVNVVEEMVNMIQTQRAYEINSKAVQTSDEMLARLAQL; encoded by the coding sequence ATGATTCGTTCCCTATGGACCGCCAAGACCGGCCTCGAGGCGCAACAGGTCAAGATGGATGTCATCTCCAACAACCTGGCCAACGTCAATACCACCGGCTTCAAGAAGACCCGAGCGGTGTTCGAGGACCTGCTGTATCAGAACCTGCGCCAGCCCGGCGCCCAGAACGACGTCCAGAATAATCTGCCTTCCGGCATGCAGGTGGGTTCCGGGGTGCGCCCGGTGGCCACGGAGCGCCTGCATAGCCAGGGCGGCCTGGAAAATACCGAGAACTCCCGAGACCTGGCCATCAACGGCGAAGGCTTCTTTCAGGTACAGATGCCGGACGGCACCACCGCCTTCACTCGGGACGGCAGCTTCCAGCTCGACCAGGACGGTCAGATGGTGACTTCCAGCGGCTATCCGGTGCAGCCGGCGATCATCATTCCGCAGAATGCGCTTTCCGTGAGCATCGGCAAGGACGGCGTGGTGTCGGTGACTCAGCCGGGCATTCGCGAGTCGAATCAGGTCGGCCAGTTGACGCTTTCCAGCTTCGTCAATCCCGCGGGCCTCGAGAGCGTCGGCGAGAACCTCTACATGGAAACCACCGCCTCCGGACCGCGCAACGAGGGCATGCCGGGTATCAACGGCCTGGGCCGGCTCTATCAGGGCTATGTGGAAACCTCCAACGTCAACGTGGTGGAGGAAATGGTCAACATGATCCAGACCCAGCGCGCCTACGAGATCAACAGCAAGGCGGTGCAGACTTCCGACGAGATGCTGGCCCGTCTGGCTCAGCTGTAA